In Arcobacter ellisii, a genomic segment contains:
- a CDS encoding 3-hydroxyacyl-CoA dehydrogenase NAD-binding domain-containing protein, with product MSNINLEIKQNVATLVFDLKDEKVNKLSFEILKEFDEKLNQIKEDSSIKALVIDSAKKDIFIAGADIKEIEKLKDEKEVYEALMEVHEIFNKLENLQIPTIAYINGACMGGGLELALACKYRIITTNPKTKIAFPEVKLGIFPGFAGTIRAPKIIGLINALDLILSGKTIDAKKAYKINLADTIFDDAQKEFMLEDFVKKAIYGTFEKKVSFNLLNYAPFNEFIFRKAYKNLEAKVNQDFKAPYIALEVIKATINKELEDSIKIEAKEFSKLAVTKESKNMIKLFFLFEKLNKNYEKTSNPISNAVVFGNGVMGKGIIYLFSKYLKDVRIKLRDLSQAHEILKDVAKIYDYSIKSRSMTKNQVDFKLNKISYTDKFVGFRNFDFIIEAIIEDEKTKKETYKELEKIINENTIIATNTSSISIEKLGSEIKNKENFLGVHFFNPVNLMPLVEIIPTKHTSKETINKVCEMLISCGKTPIVVKDCAGFIVNRILLPYLNEAAFILEEGSKIERIDSIMKDFGMPMGPFTLADTVGIDIGYKVATILNEAYGSRMPISSIIEKMYEKNLLGVKTKAGFYEYESKDKYSNVHVTSMLENNSRIFEEKEILERCLYIMINEASRCLEENIVTDASIIDFAMITGTGFPAHKGGLLSYANEIGLKNILESLRKFEKEYGERFKPSNLLVKLVEEYEDFETGESLWKH from the coding sequence ATGAGTAATATAAATTTAGAAATCAAACAAAATGTTGCAACTTTAGTTTTTGATTTAAAAGATGAAAAGGTAAATAAATTATCATTTGAAATCTTAAAAGAGTTTGATGAAAAATTAAATCAAATAAAAGAAGACTCTTCAATAAAAGCTTTAGTAATTGATAGTGCTAAAAAAGATATTTTTATAGCTGGTGCTGATATAAAAGAGATTGAAAAACTAAAAGATGAAAAAGAGGTTTATGAAGCTTTGATGGAAGTTCATGAAATTTTTAATAAACTTGAAAACTTACAAATTCCTACGATTGCTTATATAAATGGTGCTTGTATGGGTGGTGGACTTGAACTTGCCCTTGCTTGTAAATATAGAATAATTACTACAAATCCAAAAACAAAAATAGCCTTTCCAGAGGTAAAATTAGGAATTTTCCCAGGATTTGCGGGAACAATTAGAGCTCCTAAAATCATAGGTTTAATAAACGCTTTAGATTTAATTCTAAGTGGAAAAACAATTGATGCAAAAAAAGCTTATAAAATAAATCTTGCTGATACAATTTTTGATGATGCACAAAAAGAGTTTATGTTAGAAGATTTTGTAAAAAAAGCTATTTATGGAACTTTTGAAAAAAAAGTCTCTTTTAATCTTTTAAATTATGCACCATTTAATGAGTTTATATTTAGAAAAGCTTATAAAAATTTAGAAGCGAAAGTAAATCAAGATTTCAAAGCTCCTTATATTGCCCTTGAGGTTATAAAAGCAACTATAAATAAAGAGTTAGAAGATTCAATAAAAATTGAAGCAAAAGAGTTCTCAAAATTGGCTGTTACAAAAGAGTCAAAAAATATGATAAAACTCTTTTTCTTATTTGAGAAACTAAATAAAAACTATGAAAAAACTTCAAATCCTATTTCAAATGCTGTTGTTTTTGGAAATGGAGTTATGGGAAAAGGAATTATTTATCTATTCTCAAAATATCTAAAAGATGTAAGAATCAAACTAAGAGATTTAAGCCAAGCTCACGAGATTTTAAAAGATGTAGCAAAGATTTATGATTACTCTATAAAATCAAGAAGTATGACAAAAAATCAAGTCGATTTTAAACTAAATAAAATCTCTTATACTGATAAATTTGTAGGATTTAGAAATTTTGATTTTATAATTGAAGCAATTATTGAAGATGAAAAAACAAAAAAAGAGACTTATAAAGAACTAGAAAAAATTATAAATGAAAATACAATTATTGCCACAAATACTTCGTCAATTTCAATAGAAAAATTAGGAAGTGAAATAAAAAATAAAGAAAACTTCTTAGGTGTTCACTTTTTTAATCCTGTAAATTTAATGCCACTTGTTGAAATAATCCCTACAAAACATACTTCAAAAGAGACTATAAACAAAGTTTGTGAAATGCTAATTAGTTGTGGGAAAACACCTATTGTTGTAAAAGATTGTGCTGGATTTATAGTAAATAGAATTTTACTTCCATACTTAAATGAAGCTGCTTTTATACTTGAAGAGGGTTCAAAAATTGAAAGAATTGATTCAATAATGAAAGATTTTGGAATGCCAATGGGTCCATTTACTTTAGCTGATACAGTTGGAATTGATATAGGATATAAAGTTGCAACAATTTTAAATGAAGCCTATGGAAGTAGAATGCCTATTTCTTCAATCATAGAAAAAATGTATGAAAAAAATCTTTTAGGTGTAAAAACAAAAGCTGGTTTTTATGAATATGAATCAAAAGATAAATATTCAAACGTTCATGTTACGTCTATGCTAGAAAACAATAGTAGAATTTTTGAAGAAAAAGAGATTCTTGAAAGATGCCTTTATATTATGATAAATGAAGCTAGTAGATGTTTAGAAGAAAATATTGTAACTGATGCTTCAATTATCGATTTTGCAATGATTACAGGAACTGGTTTCCCTGCACATAAAGGTGGATTATTAAGTTATGCAAATGAAATTGGACTAAAAAATATCTTAGAATCTTTAAGAAAATTTGAAAAAGAGTATGGAGAGAGATTTAAACCTTCAAATCTTTTAGTTAAATTAGTTGAAGAGTATGAAGATTTTGAAACAGGAGAGAGTTTATGGAAGCATTAG
- a CDS encoding acyl-CoA dehydrogenase — MEALVLLLIVLGFGFFSFPLYSYFIAVGLYSVIFFEVGTLFWVIFALLAFVFLSPSVRIKLISSKLVNFINKNGLLPKISQTEQAALQAGTNWVEADFFKAEVNFKAINAQKVTTLTQEEQNFLDNEVNELCNMTTDWEIFQNRDLSPQVWQFIKEKKFFGMIIPKEYEGLGFSATAHSKVIEKLVSRSQVLAITIMVPNSLGPAELILKHGTINQKEKYLKDLANGKLVPCFGLTEPNAGSDATSITSNGVIFKDENGEIKIRLNFEKRYITLGNVATLIGLAFVLKDPEHLLGENEDLGITFAVFDSKLEGINNSKRHDPLGIPFVNSPLYGKDVIINMENIIGETSGIGKGWQMLVESLSIGRGISLPSVSLGGSKLALNVVASYSQLREQFGLSINHFEGIEEKIAKIAAFTYMLNASRNYTLDAIDDGVKPGVINSIMKYHATEKFRTVINDSMDVLGGSAIIRGENNLLAHAYFALPISITVEGANILTRNLMQFGQGLIKSHPYIYKQIEALNSNNVEAFDKVFFSHVGLVYSAFCKSLAYYLTRGQISCQKGNFQRYKQKLSWVSAEFTLLTNVALGILGPSLKKRENISARFGDILSNCYLITATLREFEVNPNEEDELLVDYICNYCFNEIQIAREEIITNIGYLDYLLPIVKINPFSIKAKDKLNAKIVKNLSNQDYLQKLTSSLFISKDENDRLAKLQLAVKLNKECENSFKILKDAIKNETIKKDSPENMTKELLEKNLLSKEEIEKMLEAHALKQEIISVDSFDAKEYKALR; from the coding sequence ATGGAAGCATTAGTTTTATTATTGATTGTTTTAGGTTTTGGATTTTTTTCCTTTCCACTTTATAGTTATTTTATAGCTGTTGGACTTTATAGTGTTATATTTTTTGAAGTAGGAACACTATTTTGGGTTATTTTTGCCCTTTTAGCTTTTGTTTTTTTATCACCATCAGTTAGAATAAAACTAATAAGTTCAAAGCTTGTAAATTTTATAAATAAAAATGGTTTATTGCCAAAAATATCACAAACAGAACAAGCAGCACTTCAAGCTGGAACAAACTGGGTTGAAGCTGATTTTTTTAAAGCAGAAGTAAATTTTAAAGCTATAAATGCACAAAAAGTTACTACTTTAACACAAGAAGAACAAAACTTTTTGGACAATGAAGTAAATGAACTTTGTAATATGACAACAGATTGGGAGATTTTTCAAAATAGAGATTTAAGCCCACAAGTTTGGCAATTTATAAAAGAGAAAAAATTCTTTGGAATGATTATTCCAAAAGAGTATGAAGGACTTGGATTTTCTGCCACTGCTCACTCTAAAGTAATAGAAAAATTAGTTTCAAGGTCACAAGTTTTAGCAATTACAATTATGGTGCCAAATTCACTTGGACCTGCTGAGTTAATACTAAAACATGGAACAATAAATCAAAAAGAGAAATATCTAAAAGATTTAGCAAATGGAAAACTTGTACCTTGTTTTGGTTTAACAGAACCAAATGCCGGAAGTGATGCTACTTCTATTACTTCAAATGGTGTGATTTTTAAAGATGAAAATGGTGAAATAAAAATCAGATTAAACTTTGAAAAAAGATATATAACTTTAGGAAATGTAGCAACTTTAATTGGTCTTGCTTTTGTTTTGAAAGACCCTGAACATTTACTTGGAGAGAATGAAGATTTAGGTATTACTTTTGCTGTTTTTGATTCAAAACTAGAAGGTATAAATAACTCAAAAAGACATGACCCACTTGGAATTCCATTTGTAAACTCTCCACTTTATGGAAAAGATGTAATCATAAATATGGAAAATATCATAGGTGAAACTTCTGGTATTGGAAAAGGTTGGCAAATGCTTGTTGAATCTTTATCTATAGGACGTGGAATTTCGTTGCCAAGTGTTAGTCTTGGTGGAAGTAAATTAGCTTTAAATGTTGTAGCTTCATACTCTCAACTTAGAGAACAATTTGGACTTAGTATCAATCATTTTGAAGGGATAGAAGAAAAAATTGCAAAAATTGCAGCCTTTACGTATATGTTAAATGCTTCAAGAAACTACACTTTAGATGCTATTGATGATGGGGTAAAACCAGGTGTTATAAACTCAATTATGAAATATCATGCAACTGAAAAATTCAGAACTGTTATAAATGACTCAATGGATGTTTTAGGAGGAAGTGCAATTATTAGAGGAGAAAACAACCTTTTAGCTCACGCTTATTTTGCCTTACCTATTTCAATAACAGTTGAAGGTGCAAATATTTTAACAAGAAATCTAATGCAATTTGGTCAAGGATTAATCAAATCTCATCCATATATTTATAAACAAATAGAGGCTTTAAATAGCAATAATGTAGAAGCCTTTGATAAAGTATTTTTTTCTCATGTAGGTTTGGTATATAGTGCATTTTGTAAGTCATTGGCATATTATCTTACAAGAGGACAAATCTCTTGTCAAAAAGGAAATTTCCAAAGATATAAACAAAAACTCTCTTGGGTTAGTGCTGAATTTACACTTTTGACAAATGTTGCTTTAGGAATTTTAGGACCATCTTTGAAAAAAAGAGAAAATATAAGTGCAAGATTTGGAGATATTTTATCAAATTGTTATTTGATAACTGCGACTTTGAGAGAATTTGAAGTTAATCCAAATGAAGAAGATGAACTTTTAGTTGATTATATTTGTAACTATTGTTTTAATGAAATTCAAATAGCAAGGGAAGAGATAATCACAAATATTGGATATTTAGATTATTTACTTCCAATAGTAAAAATAAATCCTTTTTCAATTAAAGCAAAAGATAAACTAAATGCAAAAATTGTAAAAAATCTATCAAATCAAGATTATTTACAAAAATTAACTTCATCTTTGTTTATCTCAAAAGATGAAAATGATAGATTAGCAAAACTGCAACTTGCTGTAAAATTAAATAAAGAGTGTGAAAATTCATTTAAAATTTTAAAAGATGCAATTAAAAATGAAACTATTAAAAAAGATAGTCCAGAGAATATGACAAAAGAACTTTTAGAAAAAAATCTTTTATCGAAAGAAGAGATAGAAAAAATGCTTGAAGCTCATGCTTTAAAACAAGAAATAATCAGTGTTGATTCATTTGATGCAAAGGAATATAAGGCTTTAAGATGA
- a CDS encoding alpha/beta fold hydrolase — protein MIDKNDLLINTNGYVLSLLQKILDANIEVIGIENIPKNNPKMFVANHFTRTEAMLVPYTLYNITNKKVGVIAADSLFKSFFGDFLENLGALKTSAPNRNEHIIGDLITSCKDWMIFPEGIMVKSKDISKIDKNFCVKIDGTCQRVHTGAAVFALLSQFFRQKYFDKELENYEEFSKEYFINKCTDINKNETMIVPINISYSNIRNGKNFLVDMTNKLLEDMGNHFKEEIEIESNIVLNSKITIRILEPISTKNILEKLYKKNLPKEEIINKLRYEITHNFMDKIYESLTVNFDHIFVLILFLFPKKEIEIEYFKRLIYITIFKIKEKNIFYDNDINKDLINLISYEKFKAFYNILEVAINDKILQIDDINCYKYIINKKNLLNNFTHQTIRIKNILKVILNEILVHEKCVNIVKNLVSNKEEENIKELVEILKYEEDKEYEESCEKFKNSKDLASKDIGKSKYFEEKESSSCVVAIHGFSSAPKEMEELALFLNENNFNVQTPRLAGHGTVPEDLKTKTWQDWYKSVSRSITIASLQYKKVYIIGFSTGGLLALLSTKKQYKEFVSIVCINAALHLNDMRIKTLLPAISFWNDIVKVFHEDKYTKEYVDNFPENPHINYHKHYIDSIEQLSLLMNKIKKILPKIKKPILIIQGKDDPVVNPSSAHEIFESIQSRYKTLHLIEAKNHVIVTDKNRNELFAYILNFIKQG, from the coding sequence ATGATAGATAAAAATGATTTGTTAATAAATACAAATGGTTATGTTTTAAGTTTACTTCAAAAAATTTTAGATGCAAATATTGAAGTAATTGGGATAGAAAATATCCCAAAAAACAATCCAAAAATGTTTGTTGCAAATCATTTTACAAGAACAGAAGCAATGCTTGTTCCTTATACTTTATACAATATTACAAATAAAAAAGTAGGAGTTATTGCTGCTGATTCTTTGTTTAAAAGTTTTTTTGGAGATTTTTTAGAAAATCTTGGAGCATTAAAAACAAGTGCTCCAAATAGAAATGAACATATTATTGGAGATTTAATAACTTCATGTAAAGATTGGATGATTTTTCCAGAAGGAATAATGGTAAAATCAAAAGATATCTCAAAAATTGACAAAAATTTTTGTGTAAAAATTGATGGAACTTGTCAAAGAGTTCATACAGGAGCTGCTGTTTTTGCTCTACTTTCTCAATTTTTTAGACAAAAATATTTTGATAAAGAGCTTGAAAATTATGAAGAGTTTAGCAAAGAGTATTTTATAAATAAATGCACTGATATTAATAAAAATGAAACAATGATTGTTCCAATAAATATCAGTTATTCAAATATTAGAAATGGGAAAAACTTTTTAGTTGATATGACCAATAAACTTTTAGAAGATATGGGAAATCATTTCAAAGAAGAGATAGAAATAGAGAGTAACATCGTATTAAACTCAAAAATTACTATTAGAATTTTAGAACCAATTTCAACAAAAAATATTTTAGAAAAACTTTACAAAAAAAATCTACCAAAAGAAGAGATTATAAATAAACTAAGATATGAAATTACTCATAATTTTATGGATAAAATTTATGAATCTTTAACTGTAAATTTTGACCATATTTTTGTTTTGATTCTTTTTTTATTCCCAAAAAAAGAGATTGAAATAGAGTATTTCAAAAGATTAATTTATATAACAATTTTTAAAATAAAAGAAAAAAATATCTTTTATGATAATGATATAAATAAAGATTTAATAAATTTAATCTCTTATGAAAAATTCAAAGCTTTTTACAATATTTTGGAAGTTGCAATAAATGATAAAATTTTACAAATTGATGATATTAATTGTTATAAATATATTATCAATAAAAAAAATCTTTTAAATAATTTCACCCATCAAACAATCAGAATAAAAAATATTTTAAAAGTAATTTTAAATGAAATTTTAGTTCATGAAAAATGTGTCAATATTGTAAAAAATCTTGTTTCAAACAAAGAAGAAGAAAACATAAAAGAACTTGTTGAAATTCTTAAATATGAAGAGGATAAAGAATATGAAGAGAGTTGCGAAAAATTTAAAAATAGTAAAGATTTAGCTTCAAAAGATATTGGAAAAAGTAAATATTTTGAAGAAAAAGAGTCTTCTAGTTGTGTAGTTGCTATTCATGGTTTTTCTTCAGCTCCAAAAGAGATGGAAGAATTAGCACTTTTTTTAAATGAGAACAATTTTAATGTACAAACTCCAAGATTAGCAGGTCATGGAACAGTTCCAGAAGATTTAAAAACAAAAACATGGCAAGATTGGTATAAATCTGTTTCAAGGTCTATTACAATAGCCTCTTTACAATATAAAAAAGTTTATATAATAGGTTTTTCAACAGGTGGATTACTGGCTCTTTTAAGTACAAAAAAACAGTATAAAGAGTTTGTAAGTATAGTTTGTATAAATGCTGCTCTTCATCTAAATGATATGAGAATAAAAACCTTACTTCCTGCTATTTCATTTTGGAATGATATTGTAAAGGTTTTTCATGAAGATAAATATACAAAAGAGTATGTTGATAATTTTCCTGAAAATCCCCATATAAACTACCATAAACACTATATTGATTCAATTGAACAATTAAGTTTATTAATGAATAAAATAAAAAAAATTTTACCAAAAATAAAAAAACCTATTTTGATAATTCAAGGAAAAGATGACCCAGTTGTAAATCCAAGTTCTGCCCATGAAATTTTCGAAAGTATTCAATCAAGATATAAAACTCTACATTTGATTGAAGCAAAAAATCATGTAATTGTTACAGACAAAAATAGAAATGAATTATTTGCCTATATTTTAAATTTTATAAAACAAGGATAA
- a CDS encoding M48 family metallopeptidase, translating to MKLQKTFLFSLTTLLIVGCTAKTPYTNRSQMIFVSQKEELALGEKSYKDALSTSKVIVGTKDANRINNIGQRIAKVANRDDFNWEFNLVENDSQNAFCLPGGKVVVYTGILKVAKNDDQLATVISHEIAHALARHGAERMSASMVQQGIGVVGNIALGVTAPQYQNLFNQTYGIGSQVGVMLPYGRMQESEADEIGIYLMAQAGYDLNEALKFWDNMSQGKNETIEFFSTHPSSTTRINDIKALILKMKNNPTMLQKSSPTKENVNNLLGEKLY from the coding sequence ATGAAACTACAAAAAACTTTTTTATTTAGTTTAACTACTTTACTCATCGTTGGTTGTACAGCTAAAACTCCATATACAAATAGGTCTCAAATGATATTTGTATCACAAAAAGAAGAGTTAGCTTTAGGAGAAAAATCGTACAAAGATGCCCTTTCAACTTCAAAAGTTATTGTTGGAACAAAAGATGCTAATAGAATTAACAATATTGGTCAAAGAATAGCAAAAGTAGCAAATAGAGATGATTTTAACTGGGAATTTAATTTAGTCGAAAATGATAGCCAAAATGCTTTTTGTTTACCTGGTGGAAAAGTTGTTGTTTATACAGGAATTCTAAAAGTTGCTAAAAATGATGACCAATTAGCTACTGTAATTTCCCATGAAATTGCCCATGCTCTTGCTCGTCATGGAGCTGAAAGAATGAGTGCTTCTATGGTTCAACAAGGAATTGGAGTTGTTGGAAATATTGCATTAGGAGTTACAGCACCTCAATATCAAAACTTATTTAATCAAACTTATGGAATTGGTTCACAAGTTGGAGTTATGCTTCCTTATGGAAGAATGCAAGAGAGTGAAGCTGATGAAATTGGAATATACTTAATGGCACAAGCAGGATATGATCTTAATGAAGCTTTAAAATTTTGGGATAATATGTCTCAAGGGAAAAATGAAACCATAGAGTTTTTTTCAACTCATCCAAGTTCAACTACAAGAATAAATGACATTAAAGCACTAATTTTAAAAATGAAAAATAATCCAACTATGCTTCAAAAAAGTAGTCCAACTAAAGAAAATGTAAATAATTTATTAGGAGAAAAGTTATATTAA
- a CDS encoding YebC/PmpR family DNA-binding transcriptional regulator, whose amino-acid sequence MGRAFEYRKAAKMKRWGNMSRVFPKLARAIEVAAKTGVPDPEMNSALRTAILNAKAENMPKANIDAAIKRASGKDAANFSEVNFEGKGPHGVLIFVETATDNNTRTVANIKMYFNKTGGQVVPTGSLEFFFDRKAIFEFAKPTNMELEELELELIDAGLEEIEEEDGVVLAYANYTDFGNMNNKFEELGIALTKAELKRIPNNPQEFTEAQQEDIGKLIEKLEDDDDVQAVYTNIA is encoded by the coding sequence ATGGGAAGAGCCTTTGAATATAGAAAAGCGGCTAAAATGAAAAGATGGGGAAATATGTCAAGAGTTTTCCCAAAACTAGCACGTGCTATTGAAGTAGCAGCAAAAACAGGAGTTCCAGATCCAGAAATGAACTCAGCACTTAGGACAGCAATTTTAAATGCAAAAGCTGAAAATATGCCAAAAGCAAATATTGATGCAGCTATTAAAAGAGCAAGTGGTAAAGATGCAGCAAACTTCTCTGAAGTAAATTTTGAAGGAAAAGGTCCTCACGGAGTTTTAATATTTGTTGAGACTGCAACTGATAACAATACAAGAACAGTTGCAAATATTAAAATGTATTTTAATAAAACTGGTGGACAAGTAGTTCCAACTGGTTCTTTAGAATTTTTCTTTGATAGAAAAGCAATTTTTGAATTTGCAAAACCAACAAATATGGAACTTGAAGAGTTAGAATTAGAACTTATTGATGCTGGACTTGAAGAGATTGAAGAAGAAGATGGTGTTGTTTTAGCTTATGCAAATTATACAGATTTTGGAAATATGAATAATAAGTTTGAAGAACTTGGAATTGCTTTAACTAAAGCTGAATTAAAAAGAATTCCAAATAACCCTCAAGAGTTTACAGAAGCTCAACAAGAAGATATTGGTAAATTAATTGAAAAGCTTGAAGATGATGATGATGTTCAAGCTGTTTATACAAATATCGCTTAA
- a CDS encoding MlaA family lipoprotein, with product MKKIIFILLFAILSYANEDFYEDFDSEFSNKPQEVFDPLSGYNRLMTTFNDKVFLNIVVPVSKGYAYVVPETARTGIDNFFNNIMFPVRFTNNLLQLKFKNSLEELERFLINTLWGLGGFMDLATSELNIKAHKEDFGQTLGFYGVGEGIPVVLPLLGPSNLRDMVGLAGDNILSPISTLGENTMEYKIPNNYLEEFGIKTFDVVNNTSLNPDQYETIKKDALDLYPFLRDIYSQARKRQIEE from the coding sequence TTGAAAAAAATTATTTTTATATTACTATTTGCAATTTTAAGTTATGCCAACGAAGATTTTTATGAAGATTTTGACTCAGAATTTTCAAATAAACCACAAGAAGTATTTGACCCACTAAGTGGATACAATAGATTAATGACGACTTTTAATGATAAAGTTTTTCTAAATATCGTAGTTCCTGTTTCTAAAGGATATGCTTATGTTGTACCTGAAACAGCAAGAACAGGAATAGATAATTTTTTCAATAATATAATGTTTCCTGTAAGATTTACAAACAATTTATTACAACTAAAATTTAAAAATTCACTGGAAGAGTTAGAAAGATTTTTAATAAATACTCTTTGGGGACTTGGTGGATTTATGGATTTAGCAACATCAGAACTAAATATTAAAGCTCACAAAGAAGACTTTGGACAAACATTAGGATTTTATGGAGTTGGAGAGGGAATTCCTGTAGTTTTACCACTTCTTGGTCCATCAAATCTTAGAGATATGGTTGGTTTAGCTGGTGATAATATTCTTTCTCCAATTAGTACATTAGGAGAAAATACTATGGAGTATAAAATTCCAAATAACTATTTAGAAGAGTTTGGTATCAAAACATTTGATGTAGTAAATAATACATCATTAAATCCAGACCAATATGAAACAATAAAAAAAGATGCTTTAGATTTATATCCATTCTTAAGAGATATTTATTCACAAGCAAGAAAAAGACAAATAGAGGAATAA
- a CDS encoding ABC transporter substrate-binding protein, with protein sequence MIKKFFTKVLLLTLVTFSHANALKQDEIQQEMTKRIDNVLQILEKKDKTFAQKGDEIIKIIDDVFDYELMAKIALGKETWSTLTPEKQKQFTKVFENKLKKSYIEKLELYNDQKVKIIGLKPHNNTRLQLETELLGKDGIYKINYNFYNKSKDNEEWLIYDVDLVGVSIIQTYRQQFSGLLKEKTFDEMLALLEK encoded by the coding sequence ATGATTAAAAAATTTTTTACAAAAGTTTTATTATTAACACTTGTTACATTTTCCCATGCAAATGCGCTAAAACAAGATGAAATTCAACAAGAAATGACAAAAAGAATCGATAATGTTTTACAAATTTTAGAAAAAAAAGACAAAACTTTTGCACAAAAAGGTGATGAAATTATCAAAATTATTGATGATGTTTTTGATTATGAATTAATGGCAAAAATTGCTTTAGGGAAAGAGACTTGGAGTACATTAACACCTGAAAAACAAAAACAATTTACAAAAGTTTTTGAAAATAAATTAAAAAAATCATATATTGAAAAACTTGAACTTTATAATGACCAAAAAGTAAAAATTATTGGATTAAAACCACACAATAACACAAGATTACAGCTAGAAACTGAACTTTTAGGAAAAGATGGAATTTATAAAATAAATTATAATTTTTATAATAAATCTAAAGATAATGAAGAGTGGTTAATTTATGATGTTGATTTAGTTGGAGTTAGTATCATTCAAACTTATAGACAACAATTTTCAGGGTTATTAAAAGAAAAAACATTTGATGAAATGTTAGCTTTATTAGAAAAATAA